The following are encoded together in the Triticum dicoccoides isolate Atlit2015 ecotype Zavitan chromosome 6B, WEW_v2.0, whole genome shotgun sequence genome:
- the LOC119324928 gene encoding uncharacterized protein LOC119324928: MKRIKNRSVKGRQTTRSQLRTKVSLRRSLRIGSKKSIFFNLPYWELNKLRHNVDVMHIEKNVFDNLIGTLLDIDSKTKDGLNARLDLAEVGENGIRHNLHPAVDDNGKIVLPDAPFTMSRKQQEILCSVMHNIRTSDGYASNFSRHVNMKDCTISGLKSHDCHVILQDILSLALRSCYPHKEVMEIVIGLSNFFKKLCSKVLDVSELDELQESIVMTLCNMERIFLPSFFTIMVHLMVHLVEEVKLGGPVHYRWMYPLERSFVRLKALVHNRAFPEGSIAEGYLAQECLTFCSRFLEGTTCFTRPSRNHDPSDKIKDLYMFHSAGEPIGKDVPVGQFNSRLLIQAHRYVL; this comes from the exons atgaaaagaatCAAGAACCGAAGCGTAAAAGGAAGGCAGACAACAAGAAGTCAATTAAGAACCAAGGTAAGCCTGAGAAGAAGCCTGAGGATTGGTTCAAAAAAATCAATATTTTTCAACTTGCCATATTGGGAACTTAACAAGTTAAGGCACAATGTCGATGTAATGCACATAGAAAAGAATGTGTTTGATAATTTAATTGGAACGTTGTTGGATATTGATTCTAAAACAAAGGATGGCCTTAATGCACGGCTTGATTTGGCAGAAGTTGGTGAAAATGGAATTCGACATAATCTTCATCCTGCTGTAGATGATAATGGAAAAATAGTATTGCCTGATGCACCATTTACTATGTCTAGAAAACAACAAGAAATACTTTGTTCAGTGATGCACAATATTAGGACATCCGATGGATATGCATCAAATTTTTCTAGGCATGTCAACATGAAAGATTGTACAATCTCAGGTCTCAAAAGTCATGATTGTCATGTTATTCTGCAAGATATTCTTTCTCTAGCACTTCGATCCTGTTACCCACACAAAGAGGTCATGGAAATAGTTATCGGGCTGTCTAATTTCTTCAAGAAACTGTGCTCGAAAGTCTTAGATGTCTCTGAGCTTGACGAACTTCAAGAGAGTATTGTGATGACACTTTGCAATATGGAGAGAATTTTTCTTCCATCATTCTTTACTATCATGGTGCATCTAATGGTGCACTTGGTTGAAGAAGTTAAACTTGGTGGTCCAGTGCACTATCGGTGGATGTACCCCCTAGAGAG ATCATTTGTTCGGCTGAAAGCACTTGTGCACAATAGAGCATTTCCTGAAGGTTCAATTGCTGAAGGGTATCTTGCCCAAGAATGCTTGACCTTTTGTTCAAGATTTCTAGAAGGAACTACATGTTTTACAAGACCATCAAGAAACCACGATCCTTCAGACAAGATAAAAGATTTGTACATGTTCCATAGTGCTGGCGAGCCAATTGGAAAGGATGTCCCAGTTGGGCAGTTTAATAGCCGGCTTCTTATTCAAGCGCATCGATATGTCTTGTGA